The genomic stretch ACTTAGGATTGATCACCTGCCTGACTTGCAGACAGAGTATCTCGAAGACCGCGACTGGACACGGGCGTGGGTAGACAACTTCCGACCAATGCAGTTCGGAAATAGAATCTGGGTATGCCCGGACGGCTTCGAGTTCCCTGATCCGGCTGCAGTAAACATTTCAATAGATCCGGGACAGGCCTTCGGGACAGGCACCCATCCTACCACAGCCCTTTGCCTTGAATGGATAGACGGAACCAATTTGCAGGGCCTTGAGGTCGTTGACTATGGGTGCGGTTCAGGCATTCTGTCCATAGCCGCAGCGAAGGTTGGCGCCGGACATGTATGGGCTACGGATAATGACCCGGATGCCATAAGGGTTGCTGATGAGAATACAAGGAAGAATTGCGTAGCATCACTCGTAACAATTCTGCCACCTGAAGCGTTGAATAAACGTGGAGTTGATATAATTATAGCTAATATCCTCCTTAAACCACTCATATCACTTGCACCTGAATTTGCAGATCTTATTGTTCCGGGCGGCAAGGTCGTTCTGTCAGGCCTGCTTGAAGAACAGATTGACGATATAGTAAAGGTATACAGTAGATGGTTCGATATGGGTCCTCCTGTTATACGAAATAACTGGGCACTCCTGGAGGGAATTCGTGCCTCCTCATCCTGAACCGGCACAGTTGCTTATTGAGTATCTACCCCTGCTCTCAAAGGGGCGTGCGCTCGATGTAGCTATGGGAAGGGGGAGGAATGCACTTTTTCTTGCCTCTCATGGCTTTGATGTCGTAGGACTTGAGAATGATGAGGAATCAATAAATATATGCAGGGCCGATGCAAGTACACGCGGCCTTAATCTTGAAATCCGGTGTACAGATCTGGAAGATACTGCAACATATAAGATTGAAGAATCAGAGTACGATGTAGTCATCTGCTTCTTATACCTTCAAAGGAACCTTATCCCTGACATGAAGGAAGCGCTGAAGCCAGGAGGCATCATGATATACGAGACCTTCCTGATAGACCAGCACCTGACAACCGGCCATCCAAGACGCCGCGAGTTCTGCTTTGAGCACAACGAACTGCTGAATAACTTCCAGGGCTTTCGCATCCTGTACTATCGCGAAGGCAAAGACGCTAACGGAACATACAAGGCCAGCCTTGTGGCACAAAAGAGTAAATAATACAGCATTATCTTTTTATCCCATGAAATTTTAACATTTTACTCAGCTATTCAGTATGTCTCATGTCAGCAGATACTCGAAATCTGTCTTTGATATGGAGAGCCCCTTTTTGCCCTTCGTTGTTTCACCCATGACTGCCTTGTAGAGCTCAAGTTTCTTTTTCTTTAGCGACATCATCTTCTCTTCTACCGTATGGTGCATCAGTATCCGTGTAATGGTGACCTTATTCTTCTGGCCTATCCTGTGAGCTCGGTCTGACGCCTGGTTCTCAACCGCCGGGTTCCACCATGGATCGAGGTGAAATACATATGACGCCCTTGTCAGATTGAGTCCCTGCCCGCCGGCCTTAAGGCTCAGCAGGAAGACTGCTGCAGAATCATCCTGCTGAAATCCTTCAACAAGCCCCTTCCTCCTGCCAACTGCTGTTGAGCCGTCAAGTCTGCAGAATGGGATATCGTTTTTTCTCAGGTCATCTTCCACTATGTCAAGGAAAGATGTAAATTGTGAGAAGACAAGGGCCTTGTGTCCTTCACTCATCAACTCTTTCAGTTTAGTAATAAGAAACTCTGCCTTTGGCGACAGCTCTTCAACCGAGCGGTCTATAAGACGCGGAGACACGCATATCTGTCTCAGCTTTAATATTGCAGTCAGGGCTATTATCTGAGCCTGTGCAGAGGTCTTATCCCTGTAAGCGTTGTCTATAGTCGCTTTTACCATGTCAACGGTCTTCTTATACAAAGCCTTCTGCCTGTCTGTAAGTTCAAGATATATGTCTGATTCTGTCTTTGGAGGGAGCTCCTTAAGTATCTTATCCTTTGTCCTCCTCAGCACAAATGGCCTTGTACGCCTCAGTATGATGTCTATCAACGGAGATGAGTCACTCCTGGTATGCGTCTTGAAGTCATCATATTCACCAAGCAATCCAGGCAGGGCAAGGTCCAGTATGGAGTAATACTCCCCAAGATGATTTTCAAGGGGTGTTCCTGTGATGGTGATTTTGAAATGTCCCTTTAACTGTCTTACCGCTCCTGTTGTATCAGCATATATATTCTTTACAGCCTGCGCCTCATCAAAAATGATTACATGAAACTGTATATCTTTAAGCCTATCAATGTCCCTCCGCACAAGTCCGTATGTGGTCAGGACAATGTCATACCCTTTAAAATCCGTACTACGTTCCTTTCCTGTATAAAAGTGGAGGTTAAGTCCGGGATAGAACCTCTGCAATTCATTTTCCCAATTAAACAACAGGCTCGGAGGCAGCACTATCAGATGGGGCATGTTGATACATTCCTTATATGGCGGGACCTTTACCTCTTTTAAGGCAGCCAGGAAGGTGATTGCCTGCAGGGTTTTACCAAGCCCCATGTCGTCCGCAAGACAAGCGCCAAATCTGTTTTCATACAGGAATGCGAGCCAGTAATAACCCTCCTTCTGATATGGGCGGAGCTTCGCATTCAGATTATCAGGCAGAGGACGCTCTTCTATCCTTTCGAATCGGCTCAACCGGTCTACTACCGCCTCGTCTTCTTTTGACAGTCTGACCTCCACACCCTTACTGCGCAGATATATCCAGTCCAGTATCCGGAGACGGGGTATCTGAACCACCTCCTTTGTGCGGTTGTCAGTGCGATTATCAGTGCGATTGTCATCATACATGGCGCCGATTGTCTTGAGTATCTCCTGAGAGTTGGAATCCATAACCTCTATAAAACCATCTTTTTCCACCACCCCGTCCTGTTTGATTATATCCTGCCACGATATACCTTCTACCAGCTTGCCGTCGCATCGTATCTCGGGCCTTATCTCAAACCAGTCTATCCCGTCCCCCCGTCTTGCCTCCAGCGAGAACTCCCATGATGATAACCTGACCGCCTTTCCTTTAAAGAATAATTGAATCCCTTGCTCACTCAACCTGTGATATAGAACCGGAAGATTCCTGTAAAGATCACCCACTGATACTGTCATCTCATTATGTATCATCATGTCCATGAATATCGCGGCGCCGAATAACTCAAAAGGGATGGTGTAGAGCATAGCCTCCTTATCATAATTGTTTTTTATCAGAGACCATTTACAATTATCAATAGTGAGGCGCGAAGTTGCTGTCCTGATCCTTGAAAATGCCTC from Nitrospirota bacterium encodes the following:
- a CDS encoding DEAD/DEAH box helicase, whose product is MEENDILRRLTNFPAGDIYIIGPRDCFIRGFEYYRDRRLLRFHWSGDNSVLTAFVMGKRIYPVKFFIINNRLVYECNCPAWTPHSHCKHVICSMLTIRNLLDPTLFDIGKGRESYCHILAEGLLHNGKAAVTVSEAGEDLPEYALIIENRRQSSAMRLDVEMNGVSLSDPYNNKISHYAVPAGLRGIIRDRAYYVDHGGILLAHLKKHGDAYPIFLKTGNDRKELSWNPSLRFSSMAVFDATADSVAVRKLFINGDAICVRPYPLGCSFVVDLETGNLGYLEDDSGWHLWRQFVSDGLLSGSAGIREADGQTDGLMDIPLKAFQDYQLILPVEEDLILKKLILKVDHKNAPLLRGRHQYSLVIEQNQKAADSFVLRACCNTDSVSGATTETLFGLMSLIGSGLYLSQPLRAQKRRSALITAFIRLFNASSIAAAEKIFKEIISSNNDFKKHSVKREAKRLLSEAFSRIRTATSRLTIDNCKWSLIKNNYDKEAMLYTIPFELFGAAIFMDMMIHNEMTVSVGDLYRNLPVLYHRLSEQGIQLFFKGKAVRLSSWEFSLEARRGDGIDWFEIRPEIRCDGKLVEGISWQDIIKQDGVVEKDGFIEVMDSNSQEILKTIGAMYDDNRTDNRTDNRTKEVVQIPRLRILDWIYLRSKGVEVRLSKEDEAVVDRLSRFERIEERPLPDNLNAKLRPYQKEGYYWLAFLYENRFGACLADDMGLGKTLQAITFLAALKEVKVPPYKECINMPHLIVLPPSLLFNWENELQRFYPGLNLHFYTGKERSTDFKGYDIVLTTYGLVRRDIDRLKDIQFHVIIFDEAQAVKNIYADTTGAVRQLKGHFKITITGTPLENHLGEYYSILDLALPGLLGEYDDFKTHTRSDSSPLIDIILRRTRPFVLRRTKDKILKELPPKTESDIYLELTDRQKALYKKTVDMVKATIDNAYRDKTSAQAQIIALTAILKLRQICVSPRLIDRSVEELSPKAEFLITKLKELMSEGHKALVFSQFTSFLDIVEDDLRKNDIPFCRLDGSTAVGRRKGLVEGFQQDDSAAVFLLSLKAGGQGLNLTRASYVFHLDPWWNPAVENQASDRAHRIGQKNKVTITRILMHHTVEEKMMSLKKKKLELYKAVMGETTKGKKGLSISKTDFEYLLT
- the prmA gene encoding 50S ribosomal protein L11 methyltransferase, whose protein sequence is MNWLQLSFTIDTKDLERAEDALTSAGALAVTLMSPGHTERLPPEGRITGLFYSETDIEYTSSFLSSELRIDHLPDLQTEYLEDRDWTRAWVDNFRPMQFGNRIWVCPDGFEFPDPAAVNISIDPGQAFGTGTHPTTALCLEWIDGTNLQGLEVVDYGCGSGILSIAAAKVGAGHVWATDNDPDAIRVADENTRKNCVASLVTILPPEALNKRGVDIIIANILLKPLISLAPEFADLIVPGGKVVLSGLLEEQIDDIVKVYSRWFDMGPPVIRNNWALLEGIRASSS
- a CDS encoding methyltransferase domain-containing protein, coding for MPPHPEPAQLLIEYLPLLSKGRALDVAMGRGRNALFLASHGFDVVGLENDEESINICRADASTRGLNLEIRCTDLEDTATYKIEESEYDVVICFLYLQRNLIPDMKEALKPGGIMIYETFLIDQHLTTGHPRRREFCFEHNELLNNFQGFRILYYREGKDANGTYKASLVAQKSK